A portion of the Actomonas aquatica genome contains these proteins:
- the rpmG gene encoding 50S ribosomal protein L33 — MQEQVIIECTEARKEGKYASKYLTTRNKKTVTERIEKKKYNPSLRRHTVHREIK; from the coding sequence ATGCAAGAACAAGTCATCATCGAATGCACCGAGGCCCGCAAGGAGGGTAAATACGCCTCTAAATACCTCACGACGCGTAACAAAAAGACCGTCACTGAGCGCATCGAGAAAAAGAAGTATAATCCTTCGCTGCGTCGCCACACGGTTCATCGCGAAATCAAATAA
- a CDS encoding DUF362 domain-containing protein, translating to MRRFAAFALFSVLLSPASVLKAQDAAAPAAPQLPGTVWEAKLNGFTLADYKPEVEALLQQFEEAVGHRLVPGEKAKVGLKVYTDSGPGLATPVPLVQAVIAALRERGYERENIFLVGMNPLRLRFTGYLPSLITGESPFAGHPIYVLESGSFYDPQWFYDSPLPTRFNPVFLADKGEDAHQARLEANRRSFLATPLFLDADFWINLPVYTDHPTIGINGALVNATLWNASNTARFFSNPNNAPAAVAEMSAIPELRQTWLFTIASLQHYQFVGGPAFNSLYTVSDREVWLSADPVALDTLMLDRINQHRRQAGFPIVSEEIRTLEFAEVLSVGSSSNLPQRIVPVDG from the coding sequence ATGCGTCGCTTCGCTGCCTTTGCTCTCTTCTCCGTCCTCCTTTCACCTGCCTCAGTTCTGAAGGCGCAGGATGCCGCGGCACCGGCGGCACCGCAGCTGCCGGGCACAGTCTGGGAGGCCAAGTTGAATGGTTTCACACTGGCGGATTACAAACCCGAGGTGGAGGCCCTGTTGCAGCAATTCGAAGAGGCGGTGGGTCATCGGTTAGTCCCGGGTGAGAAAGCCAAGGTGGGACTGAAAGTTTACACCGACTCCGGGCCAGGGTTGGCCACGCCGGTGCCGCTGGTGCAGGCGGTCATCGCGGCGCTGCGGGAACGGGGCTACGAACGGGAAAATATCTTTCTGGTCGGGATGAATCCGCTGCGCCTGCGATTCACCGGCTACCTGCCTTCGCTGATCACGGGGGAGTCTCCTTTCGCCGGCCACCCGATCTACGTGCTCGAGTCGGGTAGCTTCTATGATCCGCAGTGGTTCTACGACAGCCCGCTGCCGACCCGTTTTAATCCGGTGTTTTTGGCCGACAAGGGCGAGGACGCCCACCAGGCCCGACTCGAAGCCAACCGTCGCAGCTTCCTTGCCACGCCGCTGTTTTTGGATGCCGACTTCTGGATCAACCTGCCGGTTTACACCGATCATCCGACGATCGGCATCAATGGTGCGCTGGTGAATGCGACGCTGTGGAACGCCTCCAACACGGCCCGATTCTTCAGCAATCCGAACAATGCCCCGGCGGCCGTGGCCGAGATGAGCGCGATCCCGGAACTGCGGCAGACGTGGCTGTTCACGATTGCCAGCCTGCAGCACTACCAGTTCGTGGGTGGTCCGGCCTTCAACTCGCTCTACACCGTTTCCGATCGTGAGGTTTGGCTCAGTGCGGACCCAGTTGCGTTGGACACGCTCATGTTGGATCGGATCAACCAACACCGTCGTCAGGCCGGTTTCCCGATCGTTTCGGAGGAGATCCGCACCCTGGAGTTTGCAGAGGTGCTGTCGGTGGGGAGTTCGTCAAATTTGCCTCAAAGAATCGTGCCGGTTGATGGTTAG
- a CDS encoding MGH1-like glycoside hydrolase domain-containing protein — protein sequence MDPEAEQERAEAAAVPAKPIDLDRRAIQILRENEWGDYTLPTKGLYPYQWNWDSMFVALGFSEIDLDRAWTEVESLFQGQWANGMAAHIVFRRDDPSYFPGPSIWKSTHSVPTSGCSQPPVAATVVRDLYEKDPEAGLERLQTLFPKLMSWHRWFHTNRVVSGGAAIAVTHPWESGRDNSPDWDKALANVDPTGIAPYQRKDTSHVDPTMRPTSFEYDRYLKLVEYGAACGWDHTHITREGPFAVADPGITFILMRADRDLRYLAEVLKKHSAVREIEGWLFHAREAARYLWNDELGAYTARDLRTGIKADGVSSVSFLSYYAGLTSSRRDAKLQRTLDRILESSPYGIPSFDPEHPKFDSKRYWRGPSWAIVNYLIARGLAEFGFERKANMIRLMTREAIALSGFSEYFDPMTGAGYGGQHFTWTAAIWLAWASPRAESAAEA from the coding sequence ATGGATCCAGAAGCAGAACAAGAACGGGCGGAAGCCGCGGCGGTTCCCGCCAAACCGATCGACCTCGACCGGCGGGCGATTCAAATCCTGCGCGAAAATGAGTGGGGCGACTACACGCTGCCGACCAAGGGGCTGTATCCCTACCAGTGGAATTGGGACTCGATGTTCGTCGCGCTGGGCTTCTCGGAGATCGACCTGGATCGCGCCTGGACAGAGGTGGAGTCGCTCTTTCAAGGCCAATGGGCCAACGGCATGGCGGCGCACATCGTTTTCCGTCGCGACGACCCGAGCTATTTTCCCGGTCCTTCGATTTGGAAATCCACCCACTCGGTGCCCACCTCGGGCTGTTCGCAGCCGCCAGTGGCGGCGACGGTGGTGCGCGACCTCTACGAGAAAGATCCGGAGGCGGGCTTGGAGCGGCTCCAGACCTTGTTCCCCAAACTCATGAGTTGGCACCGTTGGTTTCACACCAACCGGGTGGTGTCGGGCGGCGCGGCCATTGCGGTCACGCATCCGTGGGAATCGGGGCGGGACAATTCACCGGACTGGGACAAGGCCTTGGCCAACGTCGATCCCACCGGCATCGCGCCCTACCAGCGCAAGGACACCAGCCACGTCGACCCGACGATGCGGCCGACGAGTTTTGAATATGACCGCTACCTGAAGTTGGTGGAGTATGGCGCTGCCTGTGGTTGGGACCACACCCACATCACGCGCGAAGGTCCGTTCGCCGTGGCGGATCCGGGCATCACGTTCATCCTCATGCGGGCCGACCGCGACCTGCGCTACCTTGCGGAAGTGCTCAAGAAACACTCCGCGGTGCGCGAGATCGAGGGTTGGCTTTTCCACGCCCGCGAGGCGGCGCGCTACTTGTGGAATGACGAACTGGGCGCCTATACCGCGCGCGATCTGCGCACGGGTATCAAAGCCGATGGCGTGTCCAGTGTCTCCTTTCTGTCCTACTACGCGGGGCTCACCTCGTCGCGCCGGGATGCGAAGTTGCAGCGCACGCTGGACCGCATTCTGGAGTCGTCGCCGTATGGTATTCCGAGTTTCGACCCGGAGCACCCGAAGTTCGACTCGAAGCGTTATTGGCGCGGTCCGAGCTGGGCGATCGTCAACTACCTCATCGCCCGCGGCCTGGCCGAGTTTGGGTTCGAGCGAAAGGCCAACATGATTCGGTTGATGACTCGCGAGGCGATCGCGTTGTCGGGCTTCAGTGAATACTTCGACCCCATGACCGGGGCGGGGTATGGTGGCCAACATTTCACTTGGACAGCGGCCATTTGGCTGGCCTGGGCTTCGCCGCGAGCGGAATCGGCTGCGGAGGCCTGA
- a CDS encoding DUF4032 domain-containing protein, which produces MSQRSKTSETPECRDFVKRSSLYQEFLAEREEILRHKWLESERLGYDIGFERALLDWIRKHREGWRKSRRPRKDPAADSPDCGI; this is translated from the coding sequence ATGTCGCAACGCTCAAAGACTTCAGAAACTCCGGAGTGCCGGGACTTCGTGAAGCGCTCGTCCCTTTACCAAGAGTTTCTGGCCGAACGGGAAGAAATCCTCCGGCACAAGTGGCTCGAATCCGAACGCCTCGGCTATGACATCGGTTTCGAACGGGCGCTCTTGGACTGGATTCGCAAACACCGCGAAGGCTGGCGCAAGAGTCGCCGCCCCCGCAAAGATCCCGCGGCCGATTCGCCCGACTGCGGCATCTGA
- a CDS encoding P-loop NTPase, which produces MTPEAIKEQLKQVKYPGFSRDIVSFGIVRSAAFVDGTVKVALSLTTNDPKTPLQLKRDVEACLQALPEVKDTIIDVAVSAPKAAPPRQGGNLAGNATNTAHSKIKHAVAIASGKGGVGKSTFAVNLACSLAKSLADAGRPGRVGLMDCDIYGPSVPLMIGLSGRPQIDGDMLIPMEANGVKVMSMGFLIDDNTPVVWRGPMIMKTIQQFVQNVKWGELDILLIDLPPGTGDAQLSLVQTIPLDGAVLVTTPQPAATNIARKGGLMFQKVNVPLLGVAENMSYFVDPAGLKHKLFGEGGGQQTADALGTSLLGQVPLIPAIREGGDTGKPVVLAEPDGPAAAAFDVIGHALQEGLRRAAATPSE; this is translated from the coding sequence GTGACTCCCGAAGCCATCAAAGAGCAGCTCAAGCAGGTTAAATATCCCGGATTCAGCCGCGACATCGTGTCGTTCGGCATCGTGCGATCCGCGGCGTTCGTCGACGGCACCGTCAAGGTCGCCCTCTCGCTCACGACCAACGACCCGAAAACGCCCCTGCAACTCAAGCGTGACGTCGAAGCCTGCCTACAGGCTTTGCCCGAAGTGAAGGACACCATCATCGATGTGGCCGTGTCCGCGCCCAAAGCCGCCCCGCCCCGCCAGGGCGGCAACCTCGCCGGCAACGCCACCAATACCGCCCACTCCAAAATCAAACACGCCGTCGCCATCGCCTCGGGCAAGGGCGGCGTGGGCAAGAGCACCTTCGCCGTCAACCTCGCCTGCTCCCTTGCCAAGTCCCTCGCCGACGCCGGTCGCCCGGGTCGTGTGGGCCTGATGGACTGCGACATCTACGGTCCCAGCGTGCCGCTCATGATCGGCCTGTCCGGTCGCCCGCAGATCGACGGCGATATGCTCATCCCCATGGAAGCCAACGGCGTAAAGGTCATGTCGATGGGCTTCCTCATCGATGACAACACCCCCGTGGTGTGGCGCGGCCCCATGATCATGAAGACGATCCAGCAGTTCGTCCAAAACGTGAAATGGGGCGAGCTCGACATCCTGCTCATCGACCTGCCGCCGGGCACCGGTGACGCCCAACTCTCGCTGGTGCAGACCATTCCGCTCGACGGCGCCGTGCTCGTCACCACCCCGCAACCCGCCGCGACCAACATCGCCCGCAAGGGCGGCCTTATGTTCCAAAAGGTCAACGTGCCGCTGCTCGGTGTGGCCGAGAACATGAGCTACTTCGTCGATCCCGCCGGCCTCAAACATAAGCTCTTCGGCGAGGGCGGCGGCCAGCAGACCGCCGATGCGCTCGGCACCTCCCTGCTCGGCCAGGTGCCGCTCATTCCCGCCATCCGCGAGGGTGGCGATACGGGTAAACCCGTCGTGCTCGCAGAACCCGATGGCCCGGCCGCCGCCGCGTTTGATGTCATCGGCCATGCCTTGCAAGAGGGCCTGCGCCGCGCCGCGGCCACGCCGTCCGAATAA
- a CDS encoding biopolymer transporter Tol — protein MRLFSVFVLLLSSVPLFAQNRVTEFDVDVRVAVSSVPVRVSATPEALDRLANLAFEAHGHYTRDNSNPLFDIRFTAVAGTRVQVDVTRGGTRVLSRTVNGTSLRNALLKAADVAVENTGGGKGFFASQLAFISQRTGHTEVYVGDLFFGEVRQLTADRASAMSPRWSPDGSKLLYTSFHRSVASNIFEINMNTMQRTEFVRFKGTNQGARYSPDGSMVAMVLSGEGNPEIYVSNARGHRVARRTNTRSVESSPVFSPDGRQLLFTSDAMGGPQLFVMPVNGGRMSRLPTQISRYCAEPDWSRGDPNKVAFTMRIGRGFQIGLFDMATRQPAVQVSKAPQDAVEPAWLGDGRHLLYTARSANQRSIWILDTETGKSTKLSPSSLGQVSQASPIMR, from the coding sequence ATGCGTCTTTTCTCCGTCTTCGTTCTTTTGCTCTCCAGTGTCCCCCTCTTTGCCCAAAATCGGGTGACCGAATTTGATGTCGACGTGCGCGTCGCCGTCTCGTCGGTGCCGGTGCGAGTGAGTGCGACGCCGGAAGCGTTGGATCGTTTGGCCAACCTCGCATTTGAGGCGCACGGGCACTACACCCGTGACAACAGCAACCCACTCTTCGACATCCGTTTCACGGCGGTGGCCGGAACCCGGGTGCAGGTGGATGTGACCCGGGGCGGCACGCGCGTGCTGAGTCGCACGGTGAATGGCACGTCGCTGCGCAACGCCCTACTGAAGGCGGCCGACGTGGCGGTGGAGAATACGGGCGGCGGCAAAGGTTTCTTCGCCTCGCAACTGGCTTTCATCTCCCAGCGCACCGGGCACACCGAGGTGTATGTGGGCGATTTGTTTTTTGGTGAGGTGCGCCAGTTGACCGCCGACCGGGCTTCGGCGATGTCGCCGCGTTGGTCGCCGGATGGGAGCAAGCTGCTTTACACCAGCTTCCACCGTTCCGTGGCATCCAATATTTTTGAGATCAACATGAACACGATGCAGCGCACGGAGTTTGTGCGCTTCAAAGGCACCAACCAGGGGGCGCGTTATAGCCCGGATGGCTCGATGGTCGCGATGGTCCTGAGTGGCGAGGGCAACCCCGAGATATACGTTTCCAACGCCCGCGGTCACCGGGTGGCCCGCCGCACCAATACCCGCAGTGTCGAGTCGTCGCCGGTGTTTTCGCCCGATGGCCGTCAGTTGCTTTTCACGTCTGACGCCATGGGCGGTCCGCAGCTTTTTGTGATGCCGGTGAACGGCGGGCGCATGAGTCGGTTGCCGACCCAGATCAGCCGCTACTGTGCGGAGCCGGACTGGAGTCGTGGTGACCCCAACAAAGTCGCCTTTACCATGCGGATCGGTAGGGGCTTCCAGATCGGCCTGTTCGACATGGCGACCCGTCAGCCGGCGGTGCAGGTTTCCAAGGCGCCGCAGGATGCGGTGGAACCGGCCTGGCTGGGAGACGGCCGGCACCTGCTTTACACGGCCCGCTCGGCGAATCAGCGCAGTATTTGGATCCTCGATACCGAAACCGGCAAATCGACCAAATTGAGCCCGAGTTCATTGGGGCAAGTTTCCCAAGCCTCGCCGATTATGCGCTAA
- a CDS encoding NADH-quinone oxidoreductase subunit A — MTSAAYLPLLVQVILAVVIGIAILFANHVAAQRVRSKSPIKDTPYECGVKGEGIVHTRFSVKFYVTAMLFLLFDIEVVFLIPWTFVYRDFLANNVAILSPMMFFLFVLVLGLFYEVKKGALEWEK; from the coding sequence ATGACTTCTGCCGCTTATCTTCCGCTACTGGTCCAAGTGATCCTCGCCGTGGTGATTGGTATCGCGATTCTGTTCGCGAACCACGTGGCGGCGCAGCGGGTGCGCAGTAAGAGCCCGATCAAGGACACCCCCTACGAGTGTGGGGTGAAGGGCGAAGGGATCGTGCACACGCGCTTCTCGGTTAAGTTTTATGTGACTGCGATGCTCTTCCTGCTTTTCGACATCGAGGTGGTTTTTCTCATTCCGTGGACGTTCGTCTATCGCGACTTCCTGGCCAACAACGTCGCCATCCTGTCTCCGATGATGTTCTTCCTGTTCGTGCTGGTGCTCGGCCTCTTCTACGAGGTCAAGAAGGGCGCTCTGGAATGGGAGAAGTGA
- a CDS encoding diadenylate cyclase, with translation MRLEKLIARSRILELQSTDMRGALAEMLAVCAQRFEDLKTEPLLRGLMAREATMTTYLGHGVSLPHVRARLGRRYILAIGRSKDGVLNDGSEEERSKLVLMLLADEKSRDYLQVLAAIARLVKDPELVASLISAETGEQLYERLMAGLGGMQVRRLPKKQNRMNRLMMREAERVAKGADCDAILVMGDTFVGGIDASMWTAKIKSILVTSTGSDGNSVFDSFAEVVQVRSFSPQRLAQVRSAILVSLTRGIVTFTDRLCCIGGVQGSNQFDTVGVVEVEREFQTLLTGQNDLLPDDVKPEVFERVIAVASELGIEGREGKPVGCLFVVGGTSQVEKFIKPLVLNPFYGYKDEDRNILNPFMDETVKEFSTIDGAFVIRGDGTVVSAGSLIQATDREHLLPSGLGSRHAAAAAISLATQCIAVVVSASTGQVTLFRRGVMLPLTEKKVVHDS, from the coding sequence ATGCGGCTGGAAAAACTCATCGCTCGAAGCCGAATCCTCGAACTGCAGAGCACCGACATGCGCGGTGCGTTGGCGGAGATGCTGGCGGTTTGCGCGCAGCGCTTTGAGGACCTGAAGACCGAACCGCTCCTGCGCGGCCTGATGGCGCGGGAAGCCACCATGACCACCTACTTGGGGCATGGCGTGTCGTTGCCGCACGTTCGGGCGCGCTTGGGCCGTCGCTACATTCTCGCCATCGGGCGCAGCAAGGACGGGGTGCTGAATGATGGCTCCGAGGAAGAACGCTCGAAGCTCGTGCTCATGCTCCTCGCCGATGAAAAGTCGCGAGACTATCTGCAGGTTCTGGCGGCCATCGCCCGCCTGGTGAAGGATCCGGAGCTGGTCGCATCCCTGATTTCTGCGGAAACGGGTGAACAGCTCTATGAGCGCCTCATGGCCGGTCTCGGTGGCATGCAGGTGCGGCGTCTGCCCAAGAAGCAGAACCGCATGAACCGCCTGATGATGCGGGAGGCGGAACGCGTGGCCAAAGGCGCGGATTGCGACGCGATCCTGGTCATGGGCGATACCTTTGTTGGTGGCATCGATGCCTCGATGTGGACGGCCAAAATCAAATCCATCCTGGTCACCAGCACGGGGTCCGATGGAAACAGTGTTTTCGATTCTTTCGCCGAGGTCGTGCAGGTGCGGTCGTTTTCGCCGCAACGCTTGGCGCAGGTGCGCAGTGCGATTCTGGTGTCCCTGACCCGCGGCATCGTCACTTTCACCGACCGGCTGTGCTGCATCGGTGGGGTGCAGGGCAGTAACCAATTTGATACGGTGGGTGTCGTGGAGGTTGAACGGGAATTCCAGACTCTCCTGACCGGCCAAAACGACCTTTTGCCCGACGACGTGAAACCCGAAGTCTTCGAGCGGGTCATCGCGGTCGCTTCGGAACTCGGCATCGAAGGTCGCGAAGGCAAACCCGTGGGCTGTCTCTTTGTGGTGGGCGGCACGAGTCAGGTGGAAAAATTCATCAAGCCCCTCGTGCTCAATCCGTTCTACGGCTACAAGGACGAGGACCGAAACATCCTCAATCCCTTCATGGATGAGACGGTGAAGGAGTTCTCCACCATCGATGGCGCCTTCGTGATTCGCGGGGATGGCACAGTGGTTTCGGCCGGCAGTCTGATTCAAGCCACCGACCGTGAGCACTTGCTGCCCAGTGGTTTGGGGAGTCGGCATGCGGCGGCAGCAGCGATTTCTCTGGCGACGCAGTGTATTGCGGTGGTGGTCTCGGCCAGCACGGGCCAAGTGACGCTCTTCCGTCGTGGTGTGATGCTGCCGCTGACCGAGAAGAAGGTCGTGCACGACAGCTGA
- the dnaG gene encoding DNA primase, whose translation MPLVKPSCVRDLRARVNIVDVISRSVTLKKAGSRFKGLCPFHQEKSPSFHVNADMGVYKCFGCGKSGDLITFVRETEGLNFIEAVEALGQRFNIPIEYEEGAGPSREERSLRQELFELHDIAAQHYHEAFRAKNDTGNWMRDYWAKQRRFSNELAEDFKIGAADAHGSDLGALLLKRGFSEAALRQCGLFFIYDDAAVTLRSLRPRFRGRLMIPIRDHQGRVVAFTARQTELTPENDPAKDAKYVNSPETPIFTKGNLLFNLDRARTHAKEEHPFVMVEGQLDALRCWSVGLKTAIAPQGTAITDTQLALLRRYHNQVECFFDSDGAGQKAALRFLPMALKAGLEVRFLTLKGAEKLDPDLLFLERGLAGYDAVRADAESAMAFAARALLPEGSQANAERKAAVVNPLAEIIFAAESEVARDEFIQEASRHLGLSSVALTRDFERFRQRGTRYSSPAREEPPPEPRPSGPQTISPEHHLLLLCLHFEQVGPPLSHALPPEWVDANHPAGALLNRVLAEFEHDAWPGAQNLADSDILESEAEKALIASLLFDSPQIDEPFKAAEEGLQKLRERALRLRLRQIELALSKPATEIQPDAFSLLKERRELQGQLRQPIRLAPAV comes from the coding sequence ATGCCTCTTGTTAAACCGTCTTGCGTCCGCGATCTCCGCGCGCGGGTGAACATCGTCGATGTCATCTCGCGCAGCGTCACGCTGAAGAAAGCCGGCTCCCGCTTCAAAGGCCTCTGCCCCTTCCACCAAGAGAAGTCGCCGTCGTTTCACGTGAACGCCGACATGGGCGTCTACAAGTGCTTCGGCTGCGGCAAATCCGGCGACTTGATCACCTTTGTGCGCGAGACGGAGGGCCTGAACTTCATCGAAGCCGTCGAAGCCCTCGGCCAGCGCTTCAACATCCCCATCGAATACGAGGAGGGCGCCGGCCCCAGCCGGGAGGAACGTTCCCTGCGCCAAGAGCTTTTCGAGCTGCACGACATCGCCGCCCAACACTACCACGAAGCCTTCCGCGCCAAAAACGACACGGGCAATTGGATGCGGGATTATTGGGCCAAACAACGCCGTTTCTCCAATGAGCTAGCCGAGGATTTTAAAATCGGCGCCGCCGATGCCCACGGCAGCGACTTGGGCGCCCTCCTCCTTAAACGCGGTTTTTCCGAGGCCGCGCTCCGCCAGTGTGGGCTCTTCTTCATCTACGACGACGCCGCGGTGACCTTACGTTCGCTGCGCCCCCGCTTCCGCGGCCGATTGATGATCCCGATCCGCGACCATCAAGGCCGCGTGGTGGCCTTCACCGCCCGCCAGACCGAGCTCACGCCGGAAAACGATCCGGCCAAGGACGCCAAATACGTCAATTCCCCCGAGACCCCCATCTTCACCAAGGGCAACCTGCTCTTTAATCTCGATCGCGCCCGCACGCACGCCAAGGAGGAGCATCCCTTCGTTATGGTGGAGGGGCAACTCGACGCCCTCCGCTGCTGGAGCGTGGGCCTCAAAACCGCCATCGCCCCGCAAGGCACCGCCATCACCGACACCCAGCTCGCCTTGCTGCGCCGCTACCACAATCAGGTCGAATGCTTCTTCGACAGCGACGGGGCCGGCCAAAAAGCCGCCCTGCGTTTCCTGCCCATGGCCCTCAAAGCCGGCCTGGAGGTGCGCTTCCTCACCCTTAAAGGCGCCGAAAAACTCGATCCGGACCTGCTCTTCCTTGAACGCGGCCTCGCCGGCTACGACGCGGTGCGCGCCGACGCCGAATCGGCCATGGCCTTCGCCGCCCGCGCACTGCTCCCCGAAGGTTCCCAAGCCAACGCCGAGCGCAAAGCGGCCGTCGTGAATCCGTTGGCCGAGATCATCTTCGCCGCCGAGTCGGAAGTTGCCCGCGACGAGTTCATCCAGGAAGCCTCCCGCCACCTCGGCCTCTCATCGGTGGCACTGACCCGAGACTTTGAGCGCTTCCGCCAACGCGGCACCCGCTACTCCAGCCCCGCCCGCGAAGAGCCGCCACCCGAGCCACGACCATCCGGCCCGCAGACCATCTCTCCCGAGCACCACCTCCTTCTCCTCTGCTTACACTTTGAGCAGGTCGGCCCCCCCTTAAGCCACGCCCTCCCTCCGGAGTGGGTCGACGCCAACCACCCCGCCGGCGCGCTGCTCAACCGTGTCTTGGCCGAGTTTGAGCACGATGCTTGGCCTGGCGCCCAAAACCTGGCCGACAGCGATATTCTGGAAAGTGAGGCCGAAAAAGCCCTCATCGCCTCCCTGCTTTTCGACTCTCCGCAAATCGACGAACCGTTCAAGGCGGCCGAAGAAGGCCTGCAAAAGCTCAGAGAACGCGCCCTGCGGTTGCGCCTACGCCAAATAGAACTTGCTTTGTCGAAACCCGCTACGGAAATTCAGCCTGACGCATTTTCTCTGCTGAAAGAACGTCGAGAGCTCCAAGGACAGCTTCGTCAGCCCATCCGGTTGGCGCCGGCTGTCTAG